The Natronoglycomyces albus genome has a segment encoding these proteins:
- the cydC gene encoding thiol reductant ABC exporter subunit CydC, with amino-acid sequence MMRKGPLAGLELNTTAPVLATTGICAVAKAMGMILTAWGLATAVAAIAGGWGANATWSWIETPGLVLAATGIGLRAGATWVGEAAAARTAVGFERDLRRRLLAKSLADPSGSTGARSLLATSGLDAVRPYLSRFLPALTSSAIVPLIIVAWLLYTDLLTGIIVALTVPLVPVFLALIGMHTAERTAESTRAIAHLADHVAQLVRGLPMLVGLGRAGDQAQALADLSRRVRTRTVATLRTVFLSSMALELLATMSVALVAVTVGLRLVHGTLDLQTGLLLLVLAPEAYAPFRTLGAAHHSSEDGREAVTQVRAILEQTSGTPLAALPGTPGQTSAPRISATGLSVSYHDREGQQLPSLDLTLEPGRITTLAGPSGTGKSTVLAVLAGHVTDRHAHITGSLTGLDRDRLALVNQHPTVTMRRAIDEIALHVDSSDRAPITSILAEVGLSHMGEEDPHTFSPGQRQRLALARALARVDAGLADTLLLDEPTAHLDFEAAALVAMALRARRGRATTLLVTHDAQLHGLADATVTLPASPVPNLPAEAIPTRPEPASTTAAGPAGTEPPTEADPHERGEGGALLDHSTRKRLAFSALVGIAAAAAGIALSATSAWLIVRASEQPPLLTLMVAIVGVRAFGLARAIGRWAERVSSHSAVLSCMEGLRLRLWEAMTRRGPAVMRGVGERAVSHVIGDLDRFQEQVLRAVLPPMIAVGSAIVGVAILAFLSPAAAGALALAVVAAMIGSILVARWSADRESVRMRAEAEQHVSVALEAAVDVRAHRAEGGILAHLDSVADRQSAHDRRRATVAGAVEAIVLASLGAAALLAVVIGAGQVAAGTLAATGLAVLALTPLALVEPIAAVGPAAQAAQGLGETSRRLRTVIDLPAPREPDHPQTPSQNTNSLRLRDVAVGWPAGPTIASGVDLRANPGQWTILTGDSGAGKSTVLALILGFLRPRQGRYLHGADLDAIWSPEVDTADLLTGDVRAPIAWCPQDAVFFEGTLGANLALAQPKGVLTGPSGQRRMVSALERVGLGDLLASLPDGLDTRLGPEGMGLSGGERRRLAVARALLTERPVLVLDEPTAHLDSATAAALMADLRQCTRDKAVIVVTHDALARSGDRLVSLGAAPRACGNVASAHQVGALVPESAG; translated from the coding sequence ATGATGCGCAAAGGCCCACTGGCTGGCCTCGAACTAAACACCACCGCCCCGGTACTCGCGACCACCGGCATATGCGCCGTGGCAAAGGCGATGGGGATGATCCTGACCGCGTGGGGACTTGCCACCGCCGTCGCCGCCATTGCCGGAGGGTGGGGCGCGAACGCGACATGGTCGTGGATTGAGACGCCCGGGTTGGTCCTCGCCGCGACCGGGATCGGACTGCGCGCCGGGGCCACCTGGGTAGGTGAAGCGGCCGCAGCCCGCACGGCCGTGGGCTTTGAACGGGACCTACGCCGACGGCTGCTAGCGAAGTCTCTCGCCGATCCCTCCGGCTCCACCGGAGCCCGCAGCCTGTTGGCCACCAGTGGCCTCGACGCGGTGCGCCCGTACCTGTCGCGCTTCCTGCCCGCCCTGACCTCATCGGCGATAGTGCCGCTGATCATCGTGGCATGGCTGCTGTACACCGACCTACTCACCGGCATCATCGTCGCCCTCACCGTACCGTTGGTGCCGGTGTTCCTGGCCCTGATAGGGATGCACACCGCCGAGCGCACCGCCGAGTCCACCCGCGCCATCGCACACCTGGCCGATCATGTGGCTCAGCTGGTACGTGGCCTACCAATGCTCGTGGGCCTAGGCCGGGCCGGAGACCAGGCTCAAGCGTTGGCCGACCTGAGCCGCCGCGTGCGGACTCGCACCGTCGCTACTTTGCGCACCGTTTTTCTCTCCTCGATGGCCCTAGAATTGCTGGCGACCATGTCGGTCGCCCTCGTCGCCGTCACCGTGGGGTTGCGCCTCGTGCACGGAACCCTGGACCTACAGACGGGCCTACTGCTGCTGGTGCTCGCCCCCGAGGCGTATGCGCCGTTTCGAACCCTCGGCGCGGCCCACCACTCTAGTGAGGATGGGCGCGAAGCTGTCACACAAGTTAGAGCGATTCTTGAACAAACCTCCGGGACACCACTAGCGGCGCTACCGGGAACACCCGGACAAACGTCGGCGCCGCGCATCAGCGCCACCGGGCTCTCGGTCAGCTACCACGACCGTGAAGGCCAACAGCTACCCAGCCTCGACCTCACACTCGAACCTGGCCGCATCACCACACTCGCCGGCCCCAGCGGAACCGGTAAGTCCACTGTGTTGGCAGTGCTAGCCGGGCACGTCACCGACCGGCACGCGCACATCACCGGCTCGCTCACCGGGCTCGACCGAGACCGCCTCGCGCTGGTCAATCAACACCCCACCGTCACCATGCGACGGGCCATCGATGAGATCGCCCTGCATGTGGACTCCAGCGACCGCGCCCCCATCACCTCGATACTGGCCGAAGTGGGGCTCAGCCACATGGGCGAAGAAGACCCGCACACCTTCAGCCCTGGGCAGAGACAGCGCTTGGCCTTGGCCCGGGCGCTGGCCCGCGTCGACGCGGGCCTAGCCGACACCCTCTTGCTTGACGAACCCACCGCCCACCTCGACTTTGAGGCGGCCGCCCTCGTCGCCATGGCGTTGCGAGCTCGCCGAGGGCGAGCCACGACACTACTGGTCACTCATGATGCCCAGCTGCATGGTCTAGCCGATGCCACCGTGACTTTGCCGGCTTCGCCGGTGCCAAACCTACCGGCTGAGGCCATTCCCACCCGACCGGAACCGGCAAGCACAACCGCTGCGGGACCAGCTGGTACCGAACCGCCGACGGAGGCCGACCCGCATGAGCGCGGCGAGGGTGGAGCCCTTCTGGACCATTCGACCCGCAAACGACTGGCGTTCTCGGCCCTGGTGGGAATCGCGGCAGCGGCAGCTGGAATCGCCTTGAGCGCCACCTCGGCGTGGTTGATCGTCCGAGCCTCCGAACAGCCGCCGCTATTGACGCTGATGGTCGCCATCGTCGGCGTCCGAGCCTTTGGCCTAGCCCGAGCGATTGGACGTTGGGCCGAGCGCGTCAGCTCTCACAGTGCGGTTCTCTCGTGCATGGAAGGGCTCCGACTGCGACTGTGGGAAGCCATGACCCGCCGCGGACCAGCAGTGATGCGCGGAGTGGGGGAGCGCGCGGTCTCGCACGTGATCGGAGACCTTGACCGGTTCCAAGAACAGGTACTGCGCGCTGTCCTTCCACCGATGATCGCTGTGGGTAGCGCCATCGTGGGTGTGGCGATCCTGGCCTTCCTGTCTCCGGCCGCCGCCGGAGCCTTGGCACTGGCAGTTGTGGCCGCCATGATCGGCTCGATTCTGGTCGCGCGGTGGTCTGCGGACCGTGAGTCGGTGCGGATGCGTGCTGAGGCCGAACAACACGTGTCTGTCGCGCTCGAGGCCGCCGTGGATGTGCGAGCGCATCGGGCCGAGGGGGGAATTCTCGCCCACCTAGACTCGGTGGCCGATCGGCAATCGGCCCATGACCGGCGACGAGCGACTGTGGCCGGCGCGGTGGAGGCGATCGTCTTGGCCTCGCTGGGAGCCGCGGCGCTGCTAGCGGTCGTGATCGGGGCCGGGCAGGTCGCCGCTGGGACGTTGGCGGCAACGGGCTTGGCGGTATTGGCGTTGACCCCGTTGGCACTGGTAGAACCGATCGCCGCCGTAGGCCCGGCCGCCCAAGCCGCGCAGGGACTGGGCGAAACCTCGCGCCGCTTGCGCACCGTCATCGACCTTCCCGCGCCGCGCGAACCGGACCATCCGCAAACACCCTCGCAGAACACCAATAGCCTGCGGCTGCGGGACGTCGCGGTCGGTTGGCCCGCTGGGCCCACCATTGCCTCGGGGGTGGACCTGCGGGCCAACCCAGGACAGTGGACGATCCTCACCGGCGACTCCGGGGCGGGAAAATCCACCGTGCTCGCCCTCATCTTGGGATTCCTCCGACCGCGACAGGGCCGCTACCTTCACGGTGCGGACCTAGATGCCATCTGGTCGCCGGAGGTCGACACAGCGGACCTGCTCACCGGTGATGTCAGGGCCCCTATCGCCTGGTGTCCACAAGACGCGGTCTTCTTTGAGGGCACTCTGGGCGCGAATCTGGCGTTGGCTCAACCGAAGGGAGTCTTGACTGGTCCTTCCGGGCAGCGCCGCATGGTCAGCGCGTTGGAGAGGGTCGGCTTGGGTGATCTGCTCGCTTCGCTGCCCGATGGACTTGATACCCGGCTGGGGCCGGAGGGGATGGGGCTGTCCGGGGGTGAACGACGGCGGCTGGCGGTGGCTCGCGCCTTGTTGACCGAGCGTCCGGTGCTGGTGTTGGACGAACCCACGGCGCACCTTGACTCCGCGACCGCCGCAGCGCTGATGGCGGATCTGCGCCAGTGCACGCGAGACAAGGCGGTCATTGTGGTCACTCATGATGCTCTGGCGCGATCCGGCGATCGTCTGGTCTCGCTAGGTGCTGCTCCTCGGGCCTGCGGGAACGTGGCTTCTGCGCACCAAGTCGGGGCTTTGGTCCCGGAGTCCGCTGGCTGA
- a CDS encoding sensor histidine kinase, whose amino-acid sequence MRLNQSQGSTDEETSPDRARPELAVRAMLIGQHLIAVVLTLIGIGRAIFEGTPVAAALTAGLVVFVWYASGMVGSQLARPAWWITGLALVWVAAVAVSPEFVWLAFLIWLLAGQMLPRWWSVGLSFAVFLVVAVAPVAHEGTTTYANIIGPLIGGVFALGISRGYLELVRDARERERLVSSLIAAQREMADLHDELARAQRHSGAIAERTRLARDIHDTVAQGLSSIRLLAHARADASHDQVAVHAFRQVEALAQDSLADIRRIVDALAPAELEDNALATALERMLTRFQDQTGVATKLHVDESLPVLPTVTEAALLRTAQSALANVRQHAGANRVVVSLIDAEDVVRLDIIDDGRGFDVRRWDSSASVSESSYGLHFMRSRLRELAGGLEVESTPGEGTALSAFLPLYTVTEEM is encoded by the coding sequence ATGCGTTTGAATCAGTCGCAAGGTTCCACCGATGAGGAGACGTCTCCCGACCGGGCACGGCCCGAACTGGCGGTGCGGGCGATGCTGATCGGGCAGCACCTCATTGCGGTGGTGTTGACTCTGATAGGTATCGGGCGCGCGATCTTCGAGGGCACTCCGGTTGCCGCGGCGTTGACGGCGGGCCTGGTCGTCTTCGTGTGGTACGCCTCGGGGATGGTTGGGTCGCAACTGGCGCGGCCCGCCTGGTGGATCACGGGGCTGGCGCTGGTGTGGGTGGCAGCGGTAGCGGTGTCGCCGGAGTTTGTGTGGCTGGCGTTCCTCATATGGCTGCTTGCTGGCCAAATGCTGCCGCGTTGGTGGTCGGTAGGTTTGTCTTTCGCCGTCTTCCTGGTCGTCGCGGTGGCCCCGGTCGCGCATGAGGGAACCACCACCTATGCGAACATCATTGGGCCGTTGATCGGCGGCGTCTTCGCCCTGGGGATTTCGCGCGGATACCTTGAACTGGTTCGGGACGCTCGGGAGCGGGAACGGCTGGTGTCCTCGTTGATTGCGGCACAACGGGAGATGGCCGATCTTCACGATGAACTCGCCCGTGCGCAGCGCCATTCGGGCGCGATCGCCGAACGTACCCGACTGGCGCGCGATATCCACGACACGGTCGCGCAAGGACTGTCCTCGATTCGGCTGCTGGCTCATGCTAGGGCCGACGCTAGCCACGATCAGGTCGCTGTTCACGCTTTTCGGCAGGTCGAGGCACTGGCTCAGGATAGTTTGGCCGATATCAGACGCATTGTGGACGCTTTGGCTCCCGCTGAGCTAGAAGATAACGCACTGGCCACAGCATTGGAGCGCATGCTCACCCGTTTTCAAGACCAGACCGGTGTTGCCACGAAGCTCCACGTCGATGAGTCTCTTCCTGTGTTGCCGACGGTGACGGAAGCGGCCCTATTGCGTACCGCTCAATCGGCTCTAGCTAATGTTCGTCAACATGCCGGGGCGAACCGGGTCGTGGTGAGCCTCATCGATGCCGAGGACGTGGTGCGGCTTGACATCATTGACGATGGGCGAGGTTTCGATGTGCGAAGGTGGGATTCGTCGGCCTCGGTTTCCGAATCTAGCTATGGGCTGCATTTCATGCGGTCGCGTTTGCGTGAGCTCGCTGGTGGGCTTGAGGTTGAAAGCACGCCTGGAGAGGGAACCGCGCTCTCGGCCTTTCTTCCTCTTTACACGGTGACGGAGGAGATGTAA
- a CDS encoding BlaI/MecI/CopY family transcriptional regulator — translation MATLGELERAVMDVLWNDPTPRTASQLRSALGDRELAATTVHTVLSRLETKGFVRREGEGRGKRYIAASTREEHVAALMHEVLDQAPDREAVLARFVGGSRDDAGLRTLLQRVLGKRPDDRT, via the coding sequence GTGGCAACCCTGGGCGAACTCGAACGCGCCGTCATGGACGTGCTGTGGAACGACCCCACCCCCCGCACCGCCTCACAATTGCGCTCAGCCCTAGGCGACCGAGAGCTGGCCGCCACCACAGTCCACACCGTCCTCAGCCGCCTCGAAACCAAAGGCTTCGTGCGCCGGGAAGGCGAGGGGCGCGGCAAACGGTACATAGCCGCCTCCACCCGAGAAGAACACGTCGCCGCGCTCATGCACGAAGTGCTCGACCAAGCACCCGACCGGGAAGCCGTCTTGGCCCGCTTCGTCGGAGGTTCCCGCGACGACGCGGGCCTGCGCACCCTCCTCCAGCGCGTGCTCGGCAAACGCCCGGATGACCGCACATGA
- a CDS encoding class I SAM-dependent methyltransferase, whose protein sequence is MIDREAVSAAADAAWRGGPVAGPQLASARDRAALLSMHAALHCLAPTQRFDAASLARKGGVAARHAPIVDRWLEELAAHDIVRRHEQQWEWNAEPPARQAVDAAWQTARELAPRRGEGRALTDFFARCAEHWRELLTDTIGAQTLLFEDEAITTEIYQTNAASRYTNAAAAEALAQCLEQHHGPTAPSALEIGGGMGGTTDVVLDRIRHLAADYHFTDVSRWFLERGRDRWAGRCGLTTGFFDINDPAAWESPPRRFDVVLAANVFHNAHDPAMLSRRLRSVANDSGHLVMIETHIEHLPLLMSMRFLMSPPTAKVPFTDERANNGRIFLPMSQWRQHLQDNGWTVLDLVPTDPAETESDQLAHPVARFGQHVLIAAAAKE, encoded by the coding sequence GTGATCGACCGCGAAGCCGTGTCTGCCGCCGCTGACGCCGCCTGGCGCGGTGGGCCCGTGGCCGGGCCGCAATTGGCCTCCGCCCGCGACCGGGCCGCACTCTTGTCAATGCATGCGGCCCTTCATTGCTTGGCCCCGACTCAGCGCTTCGACGCGGCGTCCCTAGCCAGAAAAGGTGGTGTCGCCGCCCGTCACGCTCCGATTGTGGACAGATGGCTCGAAGAGCTGGCCGCACATGACATTGTGCGTAGGCACGAACAACAGTGGGAATGGAATGCCGAACCGCCCGCCCGGCAAGCGGTCGACGCCGCCTGGCAAACAGCCCGCGAGCTGGCACCCCGCCGAGGCGAAGGTCGGGCTTTGACCGACTTCTTCGCCCGCTGCGCGGAGCACTGGCGTGAACTCCTCACCGACACCATTGGTGCCCAAACTCTGCTGTTCGAAGACGAGGCGATTACCACCGAGATCTACCAAACCAATGCGGCCAGCCGTTACACCAACGCCGCCGCAGCCGAGGCACTAGCCCAATGCCTGGAACAACACCACGGGCCCACCGCTCCCTCGGCACTGGAAATAGGCGGCGGCATGGGCGGAACCACCGACGTCGTCCTCGACCGTATTCGTCACCTGGCTGCCGACTACCACTTCACCGATGTGAGCCGTTGGTTTCTCGAACGAGGACGCGACCGCTGGGCCGGACGCTGTGGCCTGACCACCGGTTTCTTCGACATCAACGATCCGGCCGCCTGGGAGTCACCCCCGAGGAGGTTCGACGTCGTCCTAGCCGCGAACGTGTTCCACAATGCCCATGACCCCGCCATGCTCAGTCGCCGATTGCGAAGCGTCGCCAACGACTCCGGCCACCTGGTCATGATTGAAACTCACATCGAGCACCTGCCGTTGCTGATGTCCATGCGTTTTCTCATGTCACCACCGACCGCAAAGGTCCCCTTTACCGATGAGCGCGCCAACAACGGCCGCATTTTCCTGCCCATGTCGCAGTGGCGACAGCACCTGCAAGATAACGGCTGGACGGTCCTAGATCTCGTGCCGACCGACCCCGCCGAAACCGAGTCAGACCAGTTGGCCCACCCCGTAGCCCGTTTCGGTCAGCACGTCCTCATAGCCGCTGCGGCGAAGGAGTAA
- the cydB gene encoding cytochrome d ubiquinol oxidase subunit II, with product MDLATLWFILIVVLWLGYLFLEGFDLGVGMLLGRLPRNETERRVMINTVGPVWDGNEVWLVTAIGAMFAAFPHWYASLLSALYLPILLVVLALILRACAFEWRGKHDSDRWRTWWTACLTWGSAIIAFGVGQALAATTLGIPLDDNGNRLGGVLAGFHPLTWIGGVAAVGFALVHGALYVALKTEGDLRYRARKLSYLLIPAGLAPLATWAYLVVARAQAWPLLIGVAATVVAGAVAWWRSSVGREGQAFAAWGLALVTAIATIFTAAYPVVLPSSISSDADLTVTSAAVSDYTLTVMTWAAAFGLPVVLTYQGWTYWVFRRRLSTGHMPQVHPVRPLPAQPPDAPESEESQVRS from the coding sequence ATGGACCTGGCAACGCTCTGGTTCATCCTCATCGTCGTGCTGTGGCTTGGCTATCTCTTTCTAGAGGGATTCGATCTGGGCGTGGGAATGCTGCTGGGTCGTCTCCCTCGCAACGAGACCGAACGCCGCGTCATGATCAACACCGTCGGCCCGGTATGGGACGGCAACGAAGTGTGGCTGGTGACGGCCATCGGCGCGATGTTCGCCGCCTTCCCCCACTGGTATGCCAGCCTGTTGTCTGCCCTGTACCTGCCGATCCTCCTCGTCGTCCTCGCCCTCATCCTGCGGGCCTGCGCCTTCGAATGGCGCGGAAAACACGACTCTGATCGCTGGCGGACCTGGTGGACCGCATGCCTCACGTGGGGCTCGGCCATTATCGCCTTCGGTGTCGGCCAGGCGCTCGCAGCGACCACATTGGGTATTCCCTTGGACGACAACGGCAACCGCCTCGGAGGGGTCCTGGCGGGATTCCACCCGCTTACCTGGATCGGGGGAGTGGCAGCCGTTGGCTTCGCGCTGGTTCACGGAGCCTTGTACGTGGCCCTAAAAACCGAAGGGGACTTGCGTTACCGGGCCCGGAAATTGTCATATCTACTGATCCCCGCCGGGCTGGCTCCACTGGCCACGTGGGCCTACTTGGTCGTCGCCCGGGCCCAAGCGTGGCCTTTGCTGATCGGAGTCGCCGCTACCGTGGTCGCCGGAGCTGTCGCCTGGTGGCGCTCATCGGTCGGCCGCGAGGGCCAAGCCTTCGCAGCCTGGGGCCTCGCCTTGGTCACTGCCATCGCCACTATCTTCACCGCCGCCTATCCGGTCGTCCTACCCAGCTCGATCAGCTCCGATGCCGACCTCACCGTGACTAGTGCCGCCGTCAGCGACTACACCCTCACCGTCATGACCTGGGCCGCAGCGTTCGGGCTGCCGGTCGTCCTCACTTATCAGGGGTGGACGTACTGGGTGTTTCGCCGCCGCCTCTCCACCGGACACATGCCCCAGGTTCACCCGGTCAGGCCGCTACCTGCCCAACCGCCGGACGCGCCCGAGTCCGAGGAATCGCAGGTGCGATCGTGA
- a CDS encoding cytochrome ubiquinol oxidase subunit I, translated as MEFDLTALDPVTLARWQFGITTVYHFLMVPLTIGLGLTVAIMQTLWHRTGNEVYLRMTKFWGKLFLINVILGIATGLVQEFQFGLSWSEYSRFVGDVFGSLLALEALLAFFLESTFLGLWIFGWGRLPKRVHLATIWAAAIGAIVSAYFIIAANSWMQHPVGIEFVDGRPVLNDVGAVLTNSTTLAAFPHAIFGSFAVAGAFLVGISWYHLHRHHRMRLDDDVDRAVWRKSLKAGAWVSLAAFIGLVFTGDVQAKLMFEQQPMKMAAAEALCETEQPASFSIFAIGEIQVEDCEDITSITVPGLLSFLAEGDFESEVRGIRDLEEYYQEEYGATYPDDEWLGDRAGQPIDYVPNLPVTYWGFRVMIGFGAMSAALSLAALWLTRGDRLPSSRWLMRAAVGGIALPFIANAAGWIFTEMGRQPFVVVPNPDPDGVEGVFFYTVQAVSPHMSGGEVLTSLISLTLIYGALAVVEIALITKYVRAGTPGVMPDQDDSDDEPSEEKKDVLSFAY; from the coding sequence ATGGAATTCGACCTCACCGCGCTCGACCCGGTCACGCTGGCCCGGTGGCAGTTCGGCATCACCACCGTCTACCACTTCCTCATGGTCCCGCTGACGATCGGCCTCGGTCTCACCGTGGCCATCATGCAGACCCTGTGGCACCGCACCGGCAACGAGGTCTACCTGCGCATGACCAAGTTCTGGGGCAAGTTGTTCCTCATCAACGTGATCCTCGGTATAGCCACCGGCCTGGTGCAAGAGTTCCAATTCGGGCTCTCATGGAGCGAATACAGCCGCTTCGTCGGTGACGTCTTCGGGTCCCTCCTAGCACTAGAGGCCCTGCTGGCGTTCTTCCTGGAATCGACCTTCCTGGGGCTATGGATCTTCGGCTGGGGTCGCCTGCCCAAACGCGTCCACCTGGCCACCATCTGGGCGGCCGCCATCGGCGCCATCGTCTCGGCCTACTTCATCATCGCGGCCAATTCCTGGATGCAGCACCCGGTGGGTATCGAATTCGTCGATGGCCGCCCGGTGCTCAACGACGTGGGCGCGGTGCTGACCAACAGCACGACCCTGGCGGCCTTTCCCCATGCCATCTTCGGCTCCTTCGCCGTAGCCGGGGCCTTCCTCGTCGGTATCTCCTGGTACCACCTGCACCGCCACCACCGGATGCGCCTCGACGATGACGTCGACCGAGCCGTATGGCGTAAATCGCTCAAAGCCGGCGCCTGGGTCTCCCTGGCCGCCTTCATCGGACTGGTTTTCACCGGAGACGTGCAGGCCAAACTCATGTTCGAACAACAGCCAATGAAAATGGCCGCCGCCGAGGCTCTATGTGAGACCGAACAACCCGCCAGCTTCTCCATCTTCGCCATCGGAGAAATCCAAGTCGAAGACTGCGAAGACATCACCTCCATCACCGTGCCCGGCCTGCTGTCCTTCCTGGCCGAAGGCGACTTCGAATCCGAAGTCCGCGGCATCCGTGACTTGGAGGAGTACTACCAGGAGGAATACGGCGCGACCTACCCCGACGACGAATGGCTGGGCGACCGGGCCGGACAACCCATCGACTACGTGCCCAACCTGCCAGTGACCTACTGGGGTTTCCGCGTCATGATCGGCTTCGGCGCCATGTCGGCCGCGTTGTCGCTGGCCGCATTGTGGCTGACCCGAGGCGACCGTCTGCCGTCGTCGCGCTGGCTCATGCGGGCGGCCGTCGGTGGAATCGCACTGCCATTCATCGCCAATGCCGCAGGGTGGATCTTCACCGAGATGGGCCGTCAACCCTTTGTCGTGGTGCCCAACCCCGATCCCGATGGTGTGGAAGGCGTGTTCTTCTACACGGTTCAGGCTGTCTCACCACACATGAGCGGCGGGGAAGTCTTGACATCCCTCATCAGCCTGACGCTCATCTATGGCGCGCTCGCCGTCGTCGAGATCGCCCTCATCACCAAGTATGTCCGGGCCGGGACTCCCGGCGTCATGCCAGATCAGGACGACTCCGACGACGAGCCCTCAGAGGAGAAAAAAGATGTCTTGTCCTTTGCTTACTGA
- a CDS encoding M56 family metallopeptidase, protein MIITGLGLTALAIALAWPVPRVLARARWPQRDPIAAIIVWQAIGLAGGLSLIGAPLIYALSPLDHHLPSSLAAFARQTLAGEPFAHLTAPHIAALAIAAALSAQLTIALAISALRTRRQRQQHRDSVALLARDDPDRPETIVIDHDRPAAYCVPGSPPLLVVTSGMRDTFAKGELDAVIAHEYAHLNYRHDILALPFMAWNQALPWIPSTAVARSSVSQLIEMMADDRASRTCDADTLAHAISLAAGSHSGPEHNEATRVARLTDPLPPLSMPGRALALMAAIALVAVPTVALAIV, encoded by the coding sequence ATGATTATCACTGGGCTCGGGCTGACGGCACTCGCCATCGCACTGGCCTGGCCCGTGCCACGAGTCCTCGCCCGAGCCCGCTGGCCCCAGCGCGACCCGATCGCCGCCATCATTGTGTGGCAGGCCATCGGCTTGGCGGGCGGACTATCACTCATCGGCGCACCCTTGATCTACGCGCTCTCCCCGCTGGACCATCATTTGCCCTCGTCCCTAGCCGCCTTTGCCCGGCAGACCCTAGCTGGGGAACCCTTCGCGCACCTGACCGCGCCGCATATCGCGGCGCTGGCAATCGCGGCCGCCCTCAGCGCGCAGCTGACTATCGCTCTGGCCATCAGCGCGCTCCGCACCAGGCGGCAACGCCAACAGCACCGCGACTCGGTGGCGCTCTTGGCGCGCGACGACCCCGATCGACCCGAAACCATCGTCATCGACCACGACCGGCCCGCCGCCTACTGCGTCCCTGGATCACCGCCGCTCCTCGTGGTCACCAGCGGTATGCGTGACACGTTCGCCAAGGGCGAATTGGATGCGGTCATCGCCCATGAGTACGCCCACCTGAACTATCGGCACGACATACTGGCGTTGCCGTTCATGGCCTGGAACCAGGCACTACCGTGGATTCCCAGCACGGCAGTAGCCCGGTCCTCAGTGTCCCAACTCATCGAGATGATGGCTGACGACCGCGCCAGTCGCACCTGCGATGCCGATACCCTCGCGCACGCGATTTCTCTCGCCGCCGGTTCCCACAGCGGCCCCGAGCACAACGAAGCAACGCGAGTCGCCCGACTCACCGACCCGTTGCCACCGCTGTCCATGCCAGGGCGCGCCCTCGCCTTGATGGCGGCCATCGCCCTCGTGGCCGTCCCCACTGTGGCCCTGGCAATCGTCTAA
- a CDS encoding response regulator — protein MIARVLLVDDHPVVRTGLRAVIDAHEGITVVGEAATGEEAIALASHLQPDVVLCDLRLGEGLDGVATTAALRAAAFAPAVLILTTFDRDAEILSAMEAGAAGYLLKEVPPETIIEAIRTAANGGMYLPGELATRVVRGIRKPVPRLTERELDVLKLLATGASNQEIARSLFVTEATIKSHLTHIFRKLEVDSRSRAVHIAQETGLISSH, from the coding sequence ATGATCGCGAGGGTGCTGCTCGTCGATGACCACCCAGTCGTCCGAACTGGGCTGCGCGCTGTCATCGATGCCCATGAGGGGATCACGGTGGTTGGCGAGGCCGCTACGGGAGAAGAGGCCATAGCTCTAGCCAGCCATTTGCAACCAGACGTCGTGTTGTGTGACTTGCGCCTGGGGGAGGGACTCGATGGGGTGGCGACGACGGCGGCTTTGCGTGCCGCTGCGTTCGCGCCAGCGGTCCTCATCTTGACCACATTCGACCGGGACGCCGAGATCCTGAGCGCGATGGAGGCGGGTGCGGCCGGGTATTTGCTCAAGGAAGTACCGCCGGAGACGATCATCGAAGCCATCCGTACGGCGGCCAACGGAGGAATGTACCTTCCTGGGGAGCTTGCCACCCGAGTGGTTCGGGGCATTCGCAAGCCTGTGCCACGTCTGACCGAACGTGAGCTCGATGTCCTGAAGCTACTTGCCACCGGCGCTTCGAACCAGGAGATAGCGCGTTCGCTCTTCGTTACCGAAGCCACTATCAAAAGTCATCTCACGCATATTTTCCGCAAACTTGAGGTCGACAGCCGTTCCCGCGCCGTCCATATTGCTCAAGAGACCGGCTTGATCTCGTCTCATTAG